A single region of the Amphiprion ocellaris isolate individual 3 ecotype Okinawa chromosome 4, ASM2253959v1, whole genome shotgun sequence genome encodes:
- the LOC111584782 gene encoding uncharacterized protein LOC111584782 isoform X1, whose translation MSERYRESYYGSSPPDLRLILLGNIGCGKTSSADTILGQLSNVTPNAARSCQLRQGFTEGKNVTLVEAPRWYWNGGKMEDNVKKETERAVTLVAPGPHAILLLVPVSQFTEMEGLVPALLAEVFGEKALDHTLVLLTCGDYLMGRTVEEYLQNEHPGLRQMIECCGGRYHVVNNRQRQDREQVQELLNKVDNMVQKNGVYYMKTAQERDLEKRVKDRKRELMESYKAQKEEKRKTFVSTSIPNTEILNKGEENISYLESKRRREEMERRREEREEMERRVNVSQVSNGLHSTPVPEQQSDSESRDIRQANRMPSFRLNAEGAILSQIHEVKSTPKKISTFHHRISSFEERSPEASPTSPHSSIFSSSAAHSNPTFAASPSVLSSSTSSPSYSSSYSSSSSSFPELRLVLLGRSGSGKSAAGNAILGQKDFESCPDSLTAITQECEKKKALVEGRRVAVVDTPDWFNSECAPDEVRAQISSCVALSSPGPHAFLLCVPVDQPAKTELQALRALETVFGPEAVQKYTMLLFTYADRLKESGKAGNDSVEMYIASQRGDLLKLVEKCGDRFHVMETGRGVRERRNVAELLEKVERTVKEAGGQCYSSPAFQEAENKVRQKQVEIARERRGIKMEQERADVGQLSSERRELYSHMQPVAKAEEEVREDEIEKTRDEAEMSVKNMNIESLPPITLSSMSPSLLQSIMEKMGSSAKMVPKLLADGSVWVGEGAKKMKNSPVWGQVGSGAQNVQKMVVDSSVWGKVGATAGQVSKAVGDRVPKVVVDGSAWVGSGVKAAAASPMWEKVGSGAKSGAKLVADGSKRVGVGIGTGAKNLAQSPMWGKVGSGAKTGAKLMAENSVKVGAGIGAGAKKVAQSPVWGKVGSGAKAGAKMVAESSVWEKIGTTAKQVPKVVIGGALLGLVLGVFLGGVIGGAVGAAAGSAVTEVGRRKFSNKDSSEKTDEAARNVERALNDSVDAVVKQGEKVLKTE comes from the exons ATGAGTGAACGCTACAGAGAGAGCTACTATGGGTCCTCACCCCCAGACCTGAGGTTGATTCTTTTGGGGAACATCGGATGTGGAAAGACGTCATCAGCAGACACTATCCTGGGCCAGCTGTCCAACGTCACTCCTAATGCTGCTAGGAGCTGCCAGCTGCGACAGGGCTTCACTGAGGGCAAGAATGTAACCCTGGTGGAGGCACCAAGATGGTACTGGAACGGTGGCAAGATGGAGGACAATGTCAAAAAGGAGACAGAGCGGGCAGTGACTCTAGTAGCTCCAGGTCCACATGCTATTCTACTGCTAGTACCTGTTAGCCAATTCACAGAG ATGGAGGGTCTTGTCCCTGCATTGCTGGCGGAGGTGTTTGGTGAAAAGGCACTGGATCACACTCTGGTCTTGCTGACCTGTGGGGACTACCTGATGGGAAGAACAGTGGAG GAATACCTGCAAAACGAACACCCAGGCCTGAGGCAGATGATTGAGTGTTGTGGGGGAAGGTACCACGTCGTCAATAATCGTCAGCGGCAGGACAGGGAGCAGGTCCAGGAGCTGCTTAATAAG GTAGACAACATGGTGCAGAAAAATGGGGTGTACTACATGAAAACAGCCCAGGAGAGAGACCTGGAAAAACGGGTCAAAGACCGAAAACGAGAACTTATGGAAAGTTACAAAGctcaaaaagaagagaaaagaaagacttTCGTATCTACAAGCATCCCAAACACAGAAATCCTCAATAAAGGAGAGGAGAACATCAGCTACTTGGAGAGcaagaggagaagagaagaaatggagaggagaagagaagaaagagaagaaatggAGAGAAGAGTGAATGTGAGCCAGGTCTCTAATGGGCTTCATTCAACTCCAGTACCGGAGCAGCAGTCGGACTCAGAGTCGCGGGATATCAGGCAGGCAAACAGGATGCCCAGTTTCAGATTGAATGCAG AGGGAGCTATACTCTCACAAATTCATGAGGTTAAGTCAACGCCGAAAAAGATCTCTACTT ttcatcaCAGAATCAGCAGCTTTGAAGAACGATCACCTGAGGCATCTCCTACTTCTCCTCATTcatccatcttctcctcctctgccgCCCACTCAAATCCAACCTTTGCAGCCTCTCCTTCTGTGCTCTCCTCATCCACCTCATCCCCATCGTACTCCTCATCttactcttcctcctcctcatcttttcCGGAGCTTCGTCTGGTGTTGCTTGGGCGATCTGGATCAGGGAAGAGTGCAGCTGGCAATGCCATACTAGGGCAGAAGGACTTCGAGTCATGTCCAGACAGCCTCACAGCGATCACTCAGGAGTGCGAGAAAAAGAAGGCACTGGTTGAAGGAAGAAGG GTGGCAGTGGTGGATACCCCGGACTGGTTCAATTCAGAATGCGCTCCAGACGAGGTGCGAGCTCAGATCTCCTCCTGCGTTGCTTTGTCCAGTCCCGGCCCACATGCCTTCCTCTTGTGTGTCCCGGTAGACCAACCTGCAAAGACCGAGCTGCAGGCACTCAGAGCCCTGGAGACTGTTTTTGGCCCCGAAGCAGTCCAGAAATACACTATGCTCCTCTTTACTTATGCAGACCGACTGAAGGAAAGCGGGAAGGCGGGAAACGACAGTGTGGAGATGTACATTGCCAGTCAGCGGGGGGATTTGTTAAAGCTTGTGGAGAAATGTGGGGACAGGTTTCATGTGATGGAGACTGGAAGAGGcgtgagggagaggaggaatgTGGCCGAGCTGCTGGAGAAGGTGGAGCGGACAGTAAAGGAGGCTGGAGGACAGTGTTATTCTTCTCCTGCTTTCCAGGAGGCAGAGAACAAAGTGAGGCAGAAACAGGTAGAAATAGCAAGGGAGAGAAGAGGCATAAAGATGGAGCAAGAAAGAGCAGACGTTGGACAGCTCAGCTCTGAAAGGCGGGAGCTCTACTCCCATATGCAGCCTGTGGCCAAGGCAGAAGAGGAAGTGAGAGAGGATGAGATTGAGAAAACAAGGGATGAGGCAGAGATGAGtgtaaaaaacatgaatatcGAGAGCCTTCCTCCTATTACACTTTCCAGCATGTCCCCTTCACTTCTTCAGTCCATTATGGAGAAAATGGGGTCTAGTGCGAAGATGGTACCTAAGCTGTTGGCAGATGGCTCAGTGTGGGTTGGAGAGGGAGCAAAGAAGATGAAGAATAGTCCAGTGTGGGGACAAGTCGGCAGTGGTGCTCAAAATGTGCAGAAGATGGTGGTTGATAGTTCTGTGTGGGGGAAGGTGGGAGCCACTGCAGGACAAGTCTCAAAAGCAGTCGGAGATAGAGTCCCGAAGGTAGTGGTGGATGGTTCTGCCTGGGTAGGGTCTGgtgtaaaagcagcagcagcgagtCCAATGTGGGAAAAGGTTGGTTCAGGGGCCAAATCCGGGGCCAAACTAGTGGCAGACGGTTCCAAGCGTGTTGGAGTGGGGATTGGAACCGGCGCAAAGAATTTGGCGCAGAGTCCTATGTGGGGAAAAGTAGGTTCTGGGGCCAAAACCGGAGCTAAACTGATGGCAGAAAATTCTGTGAAAGTTGGAGCTGGAATTGGTGCTGGTGCAAAGAAGGTGGCACAGAGTCCGGTGTGGGGAAAAGTGGGCTCCGGGGCAAAAGCCGGGGCCAAAATGGTAGCTGAGAGTTCAGTGTGGGAGAAAATTGGGACGACTGCTAAACAGGTGCCCAAGGTAGTGATCGGGGGTGCACTGCTGGGTCTGGtgcttggtgtgtttttgggtggAGTGATTGGCGGAGCTGTCGGGGCAGCGGCTGGATCCGCAGTAACTGAGGTGGGCAGACGAAAATTCAGCAACAAAGACTCATCAGAAAAGACAGATGAAGCTGCAAGGAATGTCGAGAGAGCATTGAACGACAGTGTTGACGCAGTGGTAAAACAAGGAGAGAAAGTTTTGAAAACTGAATGA
- the LOC111584783 gene encoding uncharacterized protein LOC111584783 isoform X2: MDGEADTPIGCSQRENKRSYKDLLIDEEGLEEAKSDAEEQITKRPHKEPKGSPNKKMKHTDDTTAYPELHGAESSGFAPAYPICVSQHLWTMKGEEENMQDNLLHPGCTAEGSTAQRTSSPMLEYRVYLDNQHNMADRHVNRTVSTSVPPVRDGSCLSVPIPGSVTTTATTVSSRVSSFMTDTCGPTGSVCDVISSAWNTFSSTSRSLHHSDQDPVSAAAHLHLLGESLSLIGLHLQETNKMVCMSSGFSLLLDSLLCALAPLICLTAQIPELKSCTQHTLGSTLENIAYVMPGL, from the exons ATGGATGGTGAAGCAGACACACCGATTGGATGCagccagagagaaaacaaaaggtCATACAAAGACCTTCTGATAGATGAAGAGGGCTTGGAGGAAGCCAAGTCAGATGCAGAGGAACAAATCACCAAAAGGCCTCACAAG GAACCAAAGGGCTCCCCAAACAAGAAGATGAAACATACAG ATGATACAACAGCTTACCCTGAACTACATGGAGCAGAGTCCTCGGGTTTTGCCCCTGCATATCCAATTTGTGTGTCACAACACTTATGGACAatgaaaggagaagaagag AATATGCAAGACAACTTGTTGCATCCAGGTTGCACAGCAGAGGGCAGCACTGCCCAG AGAACATCAAGTCCCATGTTGGAGTACAGGGTGTATTTAGATAACCAGCACAACATGGCAGACCGTCACGTGAACAGAACTGTCAGTACTTCTGTCCCTCCAGTCAGAGATGGGTCTTGTCTGTCTGTACCCATTCCTGGTTCAGTGACAACCACTGCTACTACAGTGAGCTCCAGGGTGTCTAGTTTCATGACGGACACCTGCGGTCCCACTGGCTCTGTGTGTGATGTGATCAGTTCAGCCTGGAACACATTCAGCTCCACATCCAGGAGTCTTCACCACTCTGACCAGGATCCTGTCAGTGCTGCAGCTCACCTGCACCTCCTGGGCGAATCTTTGTCCCTCATAGGACTCCATCTTCAAGAGACAAAT AAAATGGTGTGTATGTCAAGCggcttctctctcctcttggATTCGCTGCTGTGTGCTCTGGCTCCACTGATCTGCCTCACCGCCCAGATACCTGAGCTGAAGAgctgcacacaacacacactg GGTTCTACTCTGGAGAACATTGCTTATGTGATGCCTGGACTGTGA
- the LOC111584783 gene encoding uncharacterized protein LOC111584783 isoform X3: MKHTDDTTAYPELHGAESSGFAPAYPICVSQHLWTMKGEEENMQDNLLHPGCTAEGSTAQVIVHFCLLPNSFLIFFVSSLFLPFYLSQRTSSPMLEYRVYLDNQHNMADRHVNRTVSTSVPPVRDGSCLSVPIPGSVTTTATTVSSRVSSFMTDTCGPTGSVCDVISSAWNTFSSTSRSLHHSDQDPVSAAAHLHLLGESLSLIGLHLQETNKMVCMSSGFSLLLDSLLCALAPLICLTAQIPELKSCTQHTLGSTLENIAYVMPGL, from the exons ATGAAACATACAG ATGATACAACAGCTTACCCTGAACTACATGGAGCAGAGTCCTCGGGTTTTGCCCCTGCATATCCAATTTGTGTGTCACAACACTTATGGACAatgaaaggagaagaagag AATATGCAAGACAACTTGTTGCATCCAGGTTGCACAGCAGAGGGCAGCACTGCCCAGgtaattgtacatttttgtctACTGCCAAATTCATTCCTGATTTTCTTTGTATCATCACTATTTTTACCTTTCTATTTGTCCCAGAGAACATCAAGTCCCATGTTGGAGTACAGGGTGTATTTAGATAACCAGCACAACATGGCAGACCGTCACGTGAACAGAACTGTCAGTACTTCTGTCCCTCCAGTCAGAGATGGGTCTTGTCTGTCTGTACCCATTCCTGGTTCAGTGACAACCACTGCTACTACAGTGAGCTCCAGGGTGTCTAGTTTCATGACGGACACCTGCGGTCCCACTGGCTCTGTGTGTGATGTGATCAGTTCAGCCTGGAACACATTCAGCTCCACATCCAGGAGTCTTCACCACTCTGACCAGGATCCTGTCAGTGCTGCAGCTCACCTGCACCTCCTGGGCGAATCTTTGTCCCTCATAGGACTCCATCTTCAAGAGACAAAT AAAATGGTGTGTATGTCAAGCggcttctctctcctcttggATTCGCTGCTGTGTGCTCTGGCTCCACTGATCTGCCTCACCGCCCAGATACCTGAGCTGAAGAgctgcacacaacacacactg GGTTCTACTCTGGAGAACATTGCTTATGTGATGCCTGGACTGTGA
- the LOC111584782 gene encoding uncharacterized protein LOC111584782 isoform X2 has translation MSERYRESYYGSSPPDLRLILLGNIGCGKTSSADTILGQLSNVTPNAARSCQLRQGFTEGKNVTLVEAPRWYWNGGKMEDNVKKETERAVTLVAPGPHAILLLVPVSQFTEMEGLVPALLAEVFGEKALDHTLVLLTCGDYLMGRTVEEYLQNEHPGLRQMIECCGGRYHVVNNRQRQDREQVQELLNKVDNMVQKNGVYYMKTAQERDLEKRVKDRKRELMESYKAQKEEKRKTFVSTSIPNTEILNKGEENISYLESKRRREEMERRREEREEMERRVNVSQVSNGLHSTPVPEQQSDSESRDIRQANRMPSFRLNAVHHRISSFEERSPEASPTSPHSSIFSSSAAHSNPTFAASPSVLSSSTSSPSYSSSYSSSSSSFPELRLVLLGRSGSGKSAAGNAILGQKDFESCPDSLTAITQECEKKKALVEGRRVAVVDTPDWFNSECAPDEVRAQISSCVALSSPGPHAFLLCVPVDQPAKTELQALRALETVFGPEAVQKYTMLLFTYADRLKESGKAGNDSVEMYIASQRGDLLKLVEKCGDRFHVMETGRGVRERRNVAELLEKVERTVKEAGGQCYSSPAFQEAENKVRQKQVEIARERRGIKMEQERADVGQLSSERRELYSHMQPVAKAEEEVREDEIEKTRDEAEMSVKNMNIESLPPITLSSMSPSLLQSIMEKMGSSAKMVPKLLADGSVWVGEGAKKMKNSPVWGQVGSGAQNVQKMVVDSSVWGKVGATAGQVSKAVGDRVPKVVVDGSAWVGSGVKAAAASPMWEKVGSGAKSGAKLVADGSKRVGVGIGTGAKNLAQSPMWGKVGSGAKTGAKLMAENSVKVGAGIGAGAKKVAQSPVWGKVGSGAKAGAKMVAESSVWEKIGTTAKQVPKVVIGGALLGLVLGVFLGGVIGGAVGAAAGSAVTEVGRRKFSNKDSSEKTDEAARNVERALNDSVDAVVKQGEKVLKTE, from the exons ATGAGTGAACGCTACAGAGAGAGCTACTATGGGTCCTCACCCCCAGACCTGAGGTTGATTCTTTTGGGGAACATCGGATGTGGAAAGACGTCATCAGCAGACACTATCCTGGGCCAGCTGTCCAACGTCACTCCTAATGCTGCTAGGAGCTGCCAGCTGCGACAGGGCTTCACTGAGGGCAAGAATGTAACCCTGGTGGAGGCACCAAGATGGTACTGGAACGGTGGCAAGATGGAGGACAATGTCAAAAAGGAGACAGAGCGGGCAGTGACTCTAGTAGCTCCAGGTCCACATGCTATTCTACTGCTAGTACCTGTTAGCCAATTCACAGAG ATGGAGGGTCTTGTCCCTGCATTGCTGGCGGAGGTGTTTGGTGAAAAGGCACTGGATCACACTCTGGTCTTGCTGACCTGTGGGGACTACCTGATGGGAAGAACAGTGGAG GAATACCTGCAAAACGAACACCCAGGCCTGAGGCAGATGATTGAGTGTTGTGGGGGAAGGTACCACGTCGTCAATAATCGTCAGCGGCAGGACAGGGAGCAGGTCCAGGAGCTGCTTAATAAG GTAGACAACATGGTGCAGAAAAATGGGGTGTACTACATGAAAACAGCCCAGGAGAGAGACCTGGAAAAACGGGTCAAAGACCGAAAACGAGAACTTATGGAAAGTTACAAAGctcaaaaagaagagaaaagaaagacttTCGTATCTACAAGCATCCCAAACACAGAAATCCTCAATAAAGGAGAGGAGAACATCAGCTACTTGGAGAGcaagaggagaagagaagaaatggagaggagaagagaagaaagagaagaaatggAGAGAAGAGTGAATGTGAGCCAGGTCTCTAATGGGCTTCATTCAACTCCAGTACCGGAGCAGCAGTCGGACTCAGAGTCGCGGGATATCAGGCAGGCAAACAGGATGCCCAGTTTCAGATTGAATGCAG ttcatcaCAGAATCAGCAGCTTTGAAGAACGATCACCTGAGGCATCTCCTACTTCTCCTCATTcatccatcttctcctcctctgccgCCCACTCAAATCCAACCTTTGCAGCCTCTCCTTCTGTGCTCTCCTCATCCACCTCATCCCCATCGTACTCCTCATCttactcttcctcctcctcatcttttcCGGAGCTTCGTCTGGTGTTGCTTGGGCGATCTGGATCAGGGAAGAGTGCAGCTGGCAATGCCATACTAGGGCAGAAGGACTTCGAGTCATGTCCAGACAGCCTCACAGCGATCACTCAGGAGTGCGAGAAAAAGAAGGCACTGGTTGAAGGAAGAAGG GTGGCAGTGGTGGATACCCCGGACTGGTTCAATTCAGAATGCGCTCCAGACGAGGTGCGAGCTCAGATCTCCTCCTGCGTTGCTTTGTCCAGTCCCGGCCCACATGCCTTCCTCTTGTGTGTCCCGGTAGACCAACCTGCAAAGACCGAGCTGCAGGCACTCAGAGCCCTGGAGACTGTTTTTGGCCCCGAAGCAGTCCAGAAATACACTATGCTCCTCTTTACTTATGCAGACCGACTGAAGGAAAGCGGGAAGGCGGGAAACGACAGTGTGGAGATGTACATTGCCAGTCAGCGGGGGGATTTGTTAAAGCTTGTGGAGAAATGTGGGGACAGGTTTCATGTGATGGAGACTGGAAGAGGcgtgagggagaggaggaatgTGGCCGAGCTGCTGGAGAAGGTGGAGCGGACAGTAAAGGAGGCTGGAGGACAGTGTTATTCTTCTCCTGCTTTCCAGGAGGCAGAGAACAAAGTGAGGCAGAAACAGGTAGAAATAGCAAGGGAGAGAAGAGGCATAAAGATGGAGCAAGAAAGAGCAGACGTTGGACAGCTCAGCTCTGAAAGGCGGGAGCTCTACTCCCATATGCAGCCTGTGGCCAAGGCAGAAGAGGAAGTGAGAGAGGATGAGATTGAGAAAACAAGGGATGAGGCAGAGATGAGtgtaaaaaacatgaatatcGAGAGCCTTCCTCCTATTACACTTTCCAGCATGTCCCCTTCACTTCTTCAGTCCATTATGGAGAAAATGGGGTCTAGTGCGAAGATGGTACCTAAGCTGTTGGCAGATGGCTCAGTGTGGGTTGGAGAGGGAGCAAAGAAGATGAAGAATAGTCCAGTGTGGGGACAAGTCGGCAGTGGTGCTCAAAATGTGCAGAAGATGGTGGTTGATAGTTCTGTGTGGGGGAAGGTGGGAGCCACTGCAGGACAAGTCTCAAAAGCAGTCGGAGATAGAGTCCCGAAGGTAGTGGTGGATGGTTCTGCCTGGGTAGGGTCTGgtgtaaaagcagcagcagcgagtCCAATGTGGGAAAAGGTTGGTTCAGGGGCCAAATCCGGGGCCAAACTAGTGGCAGACGGTTCCAAGCGTGTTGGAGTGGGGATTGGAACCGGCGCAAAGAATTTGGCGCAGAGTCCTATGTGGGGAAAAGTAGGTTCTGGGGCCAAAACCGGAGCTAAACTGATGGCAGAAAATTCTGTGAAAGTTGGAGCTGGAATTGGTGCTGGTGCAAAGAAGGTGGCACAGAGTCCGGTGTGGGGAAAAGTGGGCTCCGGGGCAAAAGCCGGGGCCAAAATGGTAGCTGAGAGTTCAGTGTGGGAGAAAATTGGGACGACTGCTAAACAGGTGCCCAAGGTAGTGATCGGGGGTGCACTGCTGGGTCTGGtgcttggtgtgtttttgggtggAGTGATTGGCGGAGCTGTCGGGGCAGCGGCTGGATCCGCAGTAACTGAGGTGGGCAGACGAAAATTCAGCAACAAAGACTCATCAGAAAAGACAGATGAAGCTGCAAGGAATGTCGAGAGAGCATTGAACGACAGTGTTGACGCAGTGGTAAAACAAGGAGAGAAAGTTTTGAAAACTGAATGA
- the LOC111584783 gene encoding uncharacterized protein LOC111584783 isoform X1: MDGEADTPIGCSQRENKRSYKDLLIDEEGLEEAKSDAEEQITKRPHKEPKGSPNKKMKHTDDTTAYPELHGAESSGFAPAYPICVSQHLWTMKGEEENMQDNLLHPGCTAEGSTAQVIVHFCLLPNSFLIFFVSSLFLPFYLSQRTSSPMLEYRVYLDNQHNMADRHVNRTVSTSVPPVRDGSCLSVPIPGSVTTTATTVSSRVSSFMTDTCGPTGSVCDVISSAWNTFSSTSRSLHHSDQDPVSAAAHLHLLGESLSLIGLHLQETNKMVCMSSGFSLLLDSLLCALAPLICLTAQIPELKSCTQHTLGSTLENIAYVMPGL, encoded by the exons ATGGATGGTGAAGCAGACACACCGATTGGATGCagccagagagaaaacaaaaggtCATACAAAGACCTTCTGATAGATGAAGAGGGCTTGGAGGAAGCCAAGTCAGATGCAGAGGAACAAATCACCAAAAGGCCTCACAAG GAACCAAAGGGCTCCCCAAACAAGAAGATGAAACATACAG ATGATACAACAGCTTACCCTGAACTACATGGAGCAGAGTCCTCGGGTTTTGCCCCTGCATATCCAATTTGTGTGTCACAACACTTATGGACAatgaaaggagaagaagag AATATGCAAGACAACTTGTTGCATCCAGGTTGCACAGCAGAGGGCAGCACTGCCCAGgtaattgtacatttttgtctACTGCCAAATTCATTCCTGATTTTCTTTGTATCATCACTATTTTTACCTTTCTATTTGTCCCAGAGAACATCAAGTCCCATGTTGGAGTACAGGGTGTATTTAGATAACCAGCACAACATGGCAGACCGTCACGTGAACAGAACTGTCAGTACTTCTGTCCCTCCAGTCAGAGATGGGTCTTGTCTGTCTGTACCCATTCCTGGTTCAGTGACAACCACTGCTACTACAGTGAGCTCCAGGGTGTCTAGTTTCATGACGGACACCTGCGGTCCCACTGGCTCTGTGTGTGATGTGATCAGTTCAGCCTGGAACACATTCAGCTCCACATCCAGGAGTCTTCACCACTCTGACCAGGATCCTGTCAGTGCTGCAGCTCACCTGCACCTCCTGGGCGAATCTTTGTCCCTCATAGGACTCCATCTTCAAGAGACAAAT AAAATGGTGTGTATGTCAAGCggcttctctctcctcttggATTCGCTGCTGTGTGCTCTGGCTCCACTGATCTGCCTCACCGCCCAGATACCTGAGCTGAAGAgctgcacacaacacacactg GGTTCTACTCTGGAGAACATTGCTTATGTGATGCCTGGACTGTGA